A single region of the Jatrophihabitans sp. GAS493 genome encodes:
- a CDS encoding glycosyltransferase family 4 protein — protein MTLRVLALDRAVGLWGAQVVLLQLAQPLAERGIEVTLATPPRSDFGDVWRAQGHPAITLQTAPGVSPRTDGSLSLRALAALSVDALRSTGQLARVARDFDLLHGNGHDVHLTVAVAGRLSRVPSLLHLHEELPYRLGRAIRTSAVWIGDSSVAVSEAVRQNSGRLTRRRIDVIPNGVRTDSPPPDPGATEGLRREFGVSEGDVLVAAVTRLDPVKRVQDLLAALHRLRDVPGWRAVIFGDTSSFPEYAAQLRRSAGELGGRVLLAGRREDIPAVLRACDLLVHPGMVEGMPLGIMEAQAAGVPVVAYRVAGIPEVVLDGVTGLLAEPGDVDELARHMKRLLTTPALRSEFGRAGHNRALMHFSLETQADSYAAVARSLTARRSRPRT, from the coding sequence ATGACACTTCGTGTGCTCGCCCTCGACCGGGCCGTCGGCCTCTGGGGGGCGCAGGTCGTGCTGCTGCAGCTAGCCCAACCACTGGCCGAGCGGGGCATCGAGGTCACGCTGGCCACCCCGCCGCGCAGTGACTTCGGCGACGTCTGGCGGGCCCAGGGCCACCCGGCCATCACGCTGCAGACCGCGCCGGGGGTCTCCCCCCGCACCGACGGGTCCCTCTCCCTTCGCGCGCTGGCCGCCCTCTCCGTCGACGCCCTGCGCAGCACCGGCCAGCTGGCCCGCGTGGCCCGCGACTTCGATCTCCTGCACGGCAACGGCCACGACGTACACCTGACCGTTGCAGTGGCTGGACGCCTTAGCCGGGTGCCCAGCCTGCTGCACCTGCACGAGGAGTTGCCCTACCGGCTGGGACGAGCGATCAGGACGAGTGCGGTGTGGATCGGTGACTCCTCGGTCGCGGTGAGTGAGGCCGTCCGGCAGAACAGTGGACGGCTGACCCGCCGCCGTATCGACGTCATCCCGAATGGCGTTCGCACCGATTCGCCACCCCCGGATCCCGGCGCTACCGAAGGACTGCGCCGTGAGTTCGGCGTGAGTGAGGGCGACGTACTGGTCGCCGCGGTGACCCGCCTGGACCCGGTTAAGCGGGTCCAGGACCTCCTCGCTGCCCTGCACCGGCTACGGGACGTGCCGGGTTGGCGAGCGGTGATCTTCGGAGATACCTCGTCTTTTCCGGAGTATGCGGCTCAGTTGCGACGGTCGGCCGGGGAACTGGGGGGCCGGGTGCTGCTGGCCGGACGCCGCGAGGACATTCCGGCGGTGCTGCGGGCCTGCGATCTCCTGGTCCATCCCGGAATGGTCGAGGGCATGCCGCTGGGCATCATGGAGGCTCAGGCGGCCGGAGTACCGGTCGTCGCCTACCGTGTGGCCGGCATCCCGGAGGTCGTGCTCGACGGCGTCACCGGCCTACTGGCCGAACCCGGCGACGTGGACGAATTGGCCCGCCACATGAAGCGCCTGCTCACCACGCCGGCGCTACGCAGCGAGTTCGGGCGAGCCGGCCACAACCGGGCTCTCATGCACTTCAGCCTGGAGACACAGGCTGACTCCTATGCCGCGGTAGCTCGGTCGCTGACAGCGCGACGTAGCCGCCCGCGAACGTGA
- a CDS encoding glycosyltransferase family 2 protein codes for MSPANPTIEIIIPVKNMAAHLRACLSTLMPQLGADDLLTVVDDGSTDDTAAVARAAGARVLTPTVGSGPYAARHSAAIASTADILLFVDGRCRARPGLIESHRAMLSTPGAVLSCTDVQTESGPTLAAKIASTLNPFSIDGYIGVPGRADYYPTANLGITRATYLAVGGFRRMRSAGDADLCWRVLKQTQGSFATDRRVLMSWVPRDKMTDLFEQWYRYGQSSVALNALHPPAEVGRSTGAATTGRMSALLDGVRREPRKLLVLLLRTALHVVYLAGRLRVKLSREAFTDPGLYGEPRPVA; via the coding sequence TTGAGCCCGGCGAACCCGACCATCGAGATCATCATCCCGGTCAAGAACATGGCGGCTCACCTGCGCGCCTGCCTCTCCACACTCATGCCCCAGCTCGGGGCGGACGATCTGCTCACCGTGGTCGACGACGGTTCGACCGACGACACCGCCGCGGTGGCCCGGGCCGCCGGAGCGCGAGTGCTGACGCCGACCGTGGGTTCTGGCCCGTACGCGGCCCGGCACTCGGCCGCGATCGCGTCGACGGCCGACATCCTGCTCTTCGTGGACGGTCGCTGCCGGGCCCGTCCGGGACTAATCGAGAGCCACCGGGCGATGTTGAGCACGCCCGGCGCCGTCCTCTCCTGCACGGACGTGCAGACCGAATCCGGCCCCACCCTGGCCGCCAAGATCGCCTCGACCCTGAACCCGTTCAGCATCGACGGCTACATCGGGGTACCGGGGCGAGCCGACTACTACCCGACGGCAAACCTCGGCATCACCCGGGCCACCTACCTGGCCGTCGGGGGCTTCCGCCGGATGCGCAGCGCCGGCGACGCGGATCTCTGCTGGCGCGTGCTGAAGCAGACACAGGGCAGCTTCGCCACCGACCGTCGGGTGTTGATGTCGTGGGTGCCGCGCGACAAGATGACCGACCTCTTCGAGCAGTGGTACCGCTACGGCCAGAGCTCGGTGGCGCTCAATGCGCTGCACCCACCGGCCGAGGTCGGGCGCAGCACCGGCGCGGCCACCACCGGCCGGATGAGCGCCCTGCTGGACGGGGTCCGCCGGGAACCCCGAAAACTGCTGGTGCTGCTGCTGCGCACAGCGCTGCACGTCGTCTACCTGGCCGGACGGCTGCGGGTAAAGCTAAGCCGAGAAGCTTTCACCGACCCCGGACTCTACGGGGAACCCAGACCGGTCGCATGA
- a CDS encoding glycosyltransferase family 2 protein, translating to MPGSEALPVTLQPISDTGEASWPSAIWVGEIDDQTTLSGLVGLDRSKGYARARVLVRHGRSTRGFVEVAVVDGLIDGDDLARRISALAPAPPPPARPSDPPISLLICTRSRPDALRSALTDALALGYSNYEVLVVDNGPENPSTRLVVEEFDDPRLRRVEAPIQGLARARNVGLLAAAHDIVAFTDDDVVVDRWWLDGIADGFARGEKVACVSGIVPTVEIGSSAEWYFDSRFNWADSCTQDVFAAAQKRAGEPLFPFRVGRYGTGANFAVRRDAMLAIGGFDEGFGVGSPTGGGEDIDMFVRVLLAGYELAFEPAAVIWHKHRADTADLKRQIADYGLGLGAWLTKLIVNPKTLVMILRRLLPALLYLARLTKVESPQTDTTHHELFADVGKIERSGIIRGPYALWRARRSGGRARPLLGLNGTGADVVTPKTAPEVPEVPDAPASVTSVSAQTKESKQS from the coding sequence ATGCCGGGATCTGAGGCGCTGCCGGTGACGCTGCAGCCGATCTCCGACACGGGCGAGGCGTCCTGGCCCTCGGCGATCTGGGTCGGTGAGATCGACGATCAGACCACGCTGAGTGGGCTGGTCGGGCTGGACCGCTCGAAGGGCTACGCCCGCGCCCGCGTCCTGGTCCGCCACGGCCGGTCGACCCGGGGATTCGTAGAGGTCGCGGTGGTCGACGGGCTGATCGACGGCGACGATCTCGCCCGCCGAATCAGCGCGCTGGCCCCCGCGCCGCCGCCGCCGGCCCGTCCGAGTGACCCGCCGATCAGTCTGCTGATCTGCACCCGGTCGCGCCCGGACGCGCTGCGCTCGGCCCTCACCGACGCGCTGGCCCTCGGCTACTCGAACTACGAGGTGCTGGTCGTCGACAACGGGCCCGAGAACCCGTCGACGCGCCTGGTCGTGGAGGAGTTCGACGACCCGCGGCTGCGCCGGGTCGAGGCGCCGATCCAGGGACTGGCCCGGGCGCGCAACGTCGGCCTGCTGGCCGCCGCGCATGACATCGTCGCCTTCACCGATGACGACGTGGTGGTCGACCGCTGGTGGCTGGACGGAATCGCCGACGGTTTCGCCCGCGGCGAGAAGGTGGCCTGCGTCAGCGGAATCGTGCCCACCGTCGAGATCGGCTCGTCGGCCGAGTGGTACTTCGACAGCCGGTTCAACTGGGCCGACAGCTGCACCCAGGACGTCTTCGCGGCCGCGCAGAAGCGGGCCGGCGAACCGCTCTTCCCGTTCCGGGTCGGTCGGTACGGCACCGGGGCCAACTTCGCGGTGCGCCGCGACGCGATGCTCGCGATCGGCGGCTTCGACGAGGGGTTCGGCGTCGGGTCGCCCACCGGCGGTGGCGAGGACATCGACATGTTCGTCCGGGTGCTGCTGGCCGGCTACGAACTGGCCTTCGAGCCGGCGGCGGTCATCTGGCACAAGCACCGCGCCGACACCGCCGACCTGAAGCGGCAGATCGCCGACTACGGCCTCGGTCTCGGCGCCTGGTTGACCAAGCTGATCGTCAACCCGAAGACGCTGGTGATGATCCTGCGTCGTCTGCTACCGGCATTGTTGTACCTGGCCCGACTCACCAAGGTCGAGTCTCCGCAGACCGATACGACTCATCACGAGCTCTTCGCCGACGTCGGCAAGATCGAGCGTTCCGGGATCATCCGGGGGCCCTATGCACTGTGGCGGGCCCGGCGATCTGGGGGCCGAGCCCGTCCGCTGCTGGGCTTGAACGGCACCGGCGCGGACGTCGTGACCCCAAAGACCGCCCCCGAGGTCCCCGAGGTCCCGGATGCTCCCGCCTCAGTGACCTCAGTTTCCGCGCAGACCAAGGAGTCGAAGCAGAGTTGA
- a CDS encoding lipopolysaccharide biosynthesis protein, which translates to MTVPSAAVDVALVDDAPPTGRLYRDATSLVASSLVAAATGIIFWAVAARLLTPDRLGVQTALLSAISGPALIIAAGIGDALNAMIPSHRGAEGAIVRLGYRLAFIYGMPVAVIAAIASATFLPSVRGSALAAVSVFVGIVVWTLFAIQDSALTSLGRARWLPFENGFAGLAKLAILPFITATLLSVVWASIIPAAIAVAFFAPILRRITRRDDAELASAKLSAVAGQRLRRLSIRTTASVALTLGALTLLPFMVTALGGARQGAVFSLSLSMTAVLDFVTAGVGISLVVQASSRRDHEWALVRSALTRTVPIVTFGAVCLVALSPHVYRLLNASYLDLHGVEIVTILAVAAVLRTVYLLWSSLQQARQQLTFVLTINSVAAVGGYLAVALTVPSHGALAAAFTVLGIQIFLSSGAAVHMIWSWRTRGVKPGRHSRTNRIEPTGAEAADTEDQHAGI; encoded by the coding sequence ATGACCGTCCCGAGCGCGGCGGTCGATGTGGCCCTCGTGGATGACGCCCCACCGACCGGCCGGCTCTATCGTGATGCCACCTCACTGGTCGCTTCGTCCCTGGTCGCCGCCGCCACCGGGATCATCTTCTGGGCCGTGGCCGCCCGACTTCTCACCCCGGATCGCCTCGGCGTCCAGACCGCTCTGCTCTCGGCGATCTCCGGGCCGGCGCTGATCATCGCCGCCGGCATCGGCGACGCCCTGAACGCGATGATCCCGTCCCACCGGGGAGCGGAGGGGGCGATCGTGCGTCTGGGGTACCGCCTCGCCTTCATCTACGGCATGCCGGTCGCGGTGATCGCCGCCATCGCGTCGGCGACCTTCCTGCCGTCGGTGCGCGGGTCGGCGCTGGCCGCAGTTTCGGTCTTCGTCGGAATCGTGGTCTGGACGCTCTTCGCGATTCAGGACTCCGCGCTGACGAGCCTCGGGCGGGCCCGCTGGCTGCCCTTCGAGAACGGGTTCGCCGGGCTCGCGAAGCTGGCCATCCTCCCGTTCATCACCGCGACGCTGCTCTCGGTGGTCTGGGCCTCGATCATTCCGGCGGCCATCGCCGTCGCCTTCTTCGCCCCGATCCTGCGCCGGATCACCCGCCGCGACGACGCCGAACTGGCCAGCGCGAAACTCAGTGCGGTCGCCGGCCAGCGACTGCGCCGCCTCTCGATCCGCACCACTGCTTCGGTGGCCCTCACCCTGGGCGCATTGACGCTGCTGCCGTTCATGGTCACCGCACTCGGCGGCGCCCGGCAGGGGGCCGTCTTCTCGCTCTCGCTGAGCATGACCGCGGTACTCGACTTCGTGACCGCCGGGGTCGGCATCTCGTTGGTGGTGCAGGCCTCCTCGCGGCGCGATCACGAATGGGCGCTGGTGCGCTCGGCATTGACCCGCACCGTCCCGATCGTGACCTTCGGCGCCGTCTGCCTGGTTGCGCTCAGCCCGCACGTGTACCGGCTGCTGAACGCCAGCTATCTCGATCTGCACGGCGTCGAGATCGTCACGATCCTGGCCGTCGCGGCCGTGCTGCGCACGGTGTATCTGCTCTGGTCGTCACTGCAGCAGGCCCGCCAGCAGTTGACGTTCGTACTGACGATCAACTCGGTCGCCGCCGTCGGCGGGTACCTCGCGGTCGCCCTCACGGTGCCCAGTCACGGCGCGCTGGCCGCAGCGTTCACCGTTCTCGGCATCCAGATCTTTCTCAGCAGTGGCGCCGCCGTCCACATGATCTGGAGCTGGCGCACCCGCGGAGTGAAGCCGGGGCGACACTCGCGGACCAATCGAATCGAGCCGACCGGTGCCGAGGCAGCCGACACGGAGGATCAGCATGCCGGGATCTGA
- a CDS encoding glycosyltransferase family 2 protein: MTSAATDENIAEEPMPSSPAVPLPALILDCELSDPISDIRPAGESYLEAWILLRLFAEPVGFIRLPFIDGAVTVNAITEAARAEAGKAIAERVTANGGDPDAVLSGEGSKITNDPIFIADQERLITSGPKVTVVICTRDRPDDLDRAIDSLQHQRYRNFDVLVVDNAPPNDSTRQRIAARPASDNITYTVEPRKGLSWARNCAIAMVTSPYVAWMDDDETADPHWLVEIMAGFDRLPNAAAVSGIVIPAEVRTQPQLWFEQYGGHSKGRGFVQDVFDAKAPGAQSPLFPVPPFGVGANMAFNTEKMRAMGFDNAMGAGTLTCGCEDTLIFSRLLLAGEKVVYQPTALMRHYHREDWAALTKQMYGYGAGLTAFYTALLRYEPKQLLALFALIPSAARTAFGKGEVSMRGVPEDFPTELLRYKTRGMIAGPVLYLRAASRARRARRSSA, translated from the coding sequence ATGACTTCAGCAGCAACCGATGAAAACATCGCCGAAGAGCCCATGCCGTCAAGCCCCGCCGTGCCGCTGCCTGCCCTGATCCTCGACTGCGAGCTCTCCGACCCGATCAGCGACATCCGCCCAGCCGGCGAGAGCTACCTCGAAGCGTGGATTCTGCTGCGGCTCTTCGCCGAACCAGTGGGTTTCATCCGGTTGCCGTTCATCGACGGCGCAGTCACCGTGAACGCGATCACCGAAGCGGCCCGCGCCGAGGCCGGCAAGGCCATCGCCGAACGGGTCACCGCGAACGGGGGCGACCCAGACGCGGTCCTCTCCGGTGAGGGTTCGAAGATCACGAATGATCCTATATTCATTGCTGATCAGGAACGCCTGATCACCTCCGGTCCGAAGGTCACCGTCGTCATCTGCACCCGCGACCGCCCCGACGACCTGGACCGGGCGATCGACTCACTGCAGCACCAGCGCTACCGCAACTTCGACGTCCTCGTCGTCGACAACGCGCCGCCGAATGACTCGACGCGGCAACGAATCGCCGCCCGCCCGGCGAGCGACAACATCACCTACACCGTGGAGCCGCGCAAGGGCCTCTCCTGGGCCCGCAACTGCGCGATCGCCATGGTTACCAGTCCGTATGTCGCCTGGATGGATGACGACGAGACCGCCGACCCGCACTGGTTGGTCGAGATCATGGCCGGCTTCGATCGGCTGCCCAACGCGGCCGCGGTGAGCGGCATCGTCATACCGGCCGAGGTGCGCACTCAGCCACAGCTCTGGTTCGAGCAGTACGGCGGCCACAGCAAGGGGCGGGGGTTCGTCCAGGATGTCTTCGACGCCAAGGCGCCGGGCGCGCAGAGCCCGCTCTTTCCGGTACCCCCATTCGGGGTGGGCGCGAACATGGCCTTCAACACCGAGAAGATGCGAGCGATGGGCTTCGACAATGCAATGGGCGCCGGCACGCTCACCTGCGGCTGCGAGGACACGCTGATCTTCAGTCGGCTGCTGCTGGCCGGCGAGAAGGTCGTCTACCAGCCCACCGCCCTGATGCGGCACTACCACCGCGAAGACTGGGCCGCCCTGACCAAGCAGATGTACGGCTACGGAGCCGGACTCACCGCGTTCTACACCGCCCTACTGCGCTACGAGCCCAAGCAGTTGCTCGCCCTCTTCGCACTCATCCCGTCGGCCGCGCGCACCGCCTTCGGCAAGGGCGAGGTGAGCATGCGCGGGGTCCCCGAGGACTTTCCAACCGAACTGCTGCGTTACAAGACCCGCGGCATGATCGCCGGTCCGGTGCTGTACCTACGAGCGGCCAGCCGGGCCCGTCGGGCTCGACGATCGTCAGCATGA
- a CDS encoding glycosyltransferase family 2 protein, which translates to MSTLEPDRAASAERTPSPDRLGTAVSVVIPCYSDERWSSILDAVVSVQKQLTPAEKIVVAVDHNPALSARLREALPEISVVDNAAGIRGASATRNAGAADTTTPLIAFLDDDEVALPEWLGTLIAPFSDPDVVGTGGRYEPIWETEKPSWFPDVFAWVIGGHYEGMPETVSRVRNVWAGNMAVRAAEFRAVGGFLASFGKLAASSQPEDTSLCISMHRYSGGHWMYVPEAVIHHAVPRERATFAFFVRRCYSEGHGKLLLRANLPTQDDDETLSEERLYLIRVLPRGVLHELRDTSRAFSRVCAMLAGVTAAAVGASVAIGQRVFRLGKERRETSHKVL; encoded by the coding sequence ATGAGCACGCTCGAGCCCGACCGCGCCGCCAGCGCCGAGCGCACCCCCAGCCCCGATCGCCTCGGCACCGCTGTGAGCGTCGTCATCCCCTGTTACAGCGACGAACGCTGGAGCAGCATCCTCGACGCCGTCGTATCGGTGCAGAAGCAGTTGACACCGGCCGAGAAGATCGTCGTCGCGGTCGACCACAACCCGGCCCTCTCAGCTCGGCTGCGCGAAGCACTCCCGGAGATATCGGTGGTCGACAACGCCGCGGGCATCCGGGGCGCGTCGGCCACCCGCAACGCCGGCGCGGCCGATACGACCACCCCGCTTATCGCCTTCCTCGACGACGACGAGGTAGCGCTGCCGGAGTGGCTCGGCACCCTCATCGCCCCTTTCAGCGACCCGGACGTGGTCGGCACCGGCGGCCGCTACGAACCGATCTGGGAGACCGAGAAGCCCAGTTGGTTCCCCGATGTCTTCGCCTGGGTCATCGGCGGCCACTACGAGGGGATGCCGGAGACCGTCTCGCGGGTACGTAACGTCTGGGCCGGCAACATGGCGGTGCGGGCCGCCGAGTTCCGGGCCGTGGGCGGATTCCTCGCCTCCTTCGGCAAGCTGGCCGCCTCCTCACAGCCCGAGGACACCAGCCTCTGCATCAGCATGCACCGCTACTCCGGTGGCCACTGGATGTACGTGCCGGAGGCCGTCATTCATCACGCGGTACCCCGCGAACGCGCCACGTTCGCGTTCTTCGTGCGTCGTTGCTACTCCGAAGGCCACGGTAAACTTCTCCTGCGGGCGAACCTTCCCACTCAGGATGACGACGAGACACTCTCCGAAGAGCGTCTCTACCTGATAAGAGTGCTGCCCCGCGGGGTGCTGCACGAGCTCCGGGACACCAGCCGGGCCTTCTCTCGGGTCTGCGCCATGCTGGCCGGAGTGACGGCGGCTGCAGTTGGAGCTTCGGTGGCGATCGGCCAGCGAGTCTTCAGATTGGGTAAGGAACGCCGTGAAACTAGTCACAAAGTCCTGTGA
- a CDS encoding Pr6Pr family membrane protein yields the protein MHQSTSRSAERPIAAVLLVLDSLALLYELVTQALGGPAAFFDFFSYFTILSNLFAIIMLAIMLGDSRPLYWDVIRGAITSYMVVTSLVNRVFLTSSPLDFTSNIPDTVLHVVTPLGVLWLWFAYPPQRRVAYADIRYWFIFPIVYVIFILLRGPGAGWYPYYFLDPRPAGGYARVGISVAFLMLLIGLVMLVVNSIGRIRRPR from the coding sequence GTGCACCAGTCAACTTCGAGGTCGGCTGAGCGGCCCATCGCCGCGGTGCTGCTGGTGCTCGACAGCCTCGCTCTGCTCTACGAGCTGGTCACCCAGGCCCTGGGCGGTCCGGCCGCCTTCTTCGATTTCTTCAGCTACTTCACGATCCTGAGCAATCTCTTCGCGATCATCATGCTCGCCATCATGCTGGGCGACAGCCGGCCGCTCTACTGGGATGTCATCCGGGGGGCGATCACCAGCTACATGGTGGTGACCAGCCTTGTTAATCGGGTATTTCTCACGTCCAGTCCGTTGGACTTCACCAGCAACATCCCGGACACGGTGCTGCATGTGGTCACTCCGCTCGGGGTGCTCTGGCTCTGGTTCGCGTATCCGCCGCAGCGCCGGGTGGCCTACGCCGACATTCGCTACTGGTTCATTTTTCCGATCGTGTATGTGATCTTCATCCTGCTGCGTGGGCCCGGCGCCGGCTGGTATCCCTACTATTTCCTGGATCCTCGGCCAGCCGGTGGCTATGCCCGAGTCGGAATCTCGGTTGCCTTTCTCATGCTTCTCATAGGGCTCGTCATGTTAGTTGTTAACAGCATTGGACGGATACGTCGCCCTCGGTAA
- a CDS encoding endonuclease/exonuclease/phosphatase family protein, with translation MTSSTQPTKPTRPPQLPKHTKQTQPPDHRSIRRLIRRIGNHLVNYGFVAVGVLGLLLHGLSFRISSLLALAAFSGYLIALTPVALLLTGLRRQLRPFVFAVIVTVVGATVLIPRFVASDAGYLHGPRIVVMTGNLRLGSTDPASVVRLVREHHVNVLMLEELTKQERANLKNAGLDAALPYSLVDPRPDARGVGLWSAYPLADREKYTTFTFALVSARLLIPGQSASPTVAATHMPGPFPQSPDDWLKDMARLPKLLSLLENSATPYGGGVLVGGDFNATLDTAQFRKLLSDGYNDAGEQAGAGGARTYPADTWYPPLIGIDHVLTNKATAQSLVTVSLPGSDHRGVITTVRLDH, from the coding sequence GTGACATCGTCGACACAGCCGACAAAGCCAACACGGCCGCCACAGCTCCCTAAGCACACCAAGCAGACCCAGCCGCCCGATCACCGCAGCATCCGCCGGCTGATTCGCCGTATCGGGAATCACCTCGTCAACTACGGCTTCGTCGCCGTCGGGGTCCTCGGCCTGCTGCTGCACGGGCTCAGCTTCCGAATCAGCTCGTTGCTGGCGTTGGCCGCCTTCTCCGGCTACTTGATCGCCCTGACCCCGGTCGCGCTCCTCCTCACCGGCCTGCGCCGGCAGTTGCGGCCGTTCGTGTTCGCGGTGATCGTGACAGTGGTCGGTGCGACGGTCCTGATCCCGCGGTTTGTGGCCAGTGACGCCGGCTACCTGCACGGGCCCCGCATCGTCGTGATGACCGGCAACCTCCGTCTGGGCAGCACCGACCCGGCCAGCGTGGTGCGGTTGGTACGCGAGCACCACGTCAACGTCCTCATGCTGGAGGAGCTCACCAAGCAGGAGCGGGCCAACCTCAAGAACGCCGGCCTCGACGCCGCACTGCCTTACAGCCTGGTCGATCCCCGACCGGATGCCCGTGGCGTCGGCCTGTGGAGCGCGTACCCACTCGCCGACCGGGAGAAGTACACCACCTTCACCTTCGCCCTGGTCTCGGCCCGGCTGCTCATTCCGGGGCAGTCAGCCAGCCCCACTGTGGCCGCGACGCACATGCCAGGACCCTTCCCGCAGTCACCCGACGACTGGCTCAAGGACATGGCCCGGCTGCCGAAGTTGCTCTCCCTGCTGGAGAACTCGGCCACACCGTATGGCGGTGGAGTGCTGGTCGGCGGCGACTTCAACGCGACCCTGGACACCGCGCAGTTCCGCAAGCTGCTCAGCGACGGCTACAACGACGCCGGGGAGCAGGCCGGTGCCGGTGGTGCCCGTACCTATCCGGCTGACACCTGGTATCCGCCGCTGATCGGCATTGACCACGTGCTGACCAACAAGGCGACGGCCCAGTCACTGGTGACGGTGAGCCTGCCCGGCTCCGACCACCGCGGGGTCATCACCACCGTCCGCCTGGATCACTGA
- the map gene encoding type I methionyl aminopeptidase → MSVSTPIQPATISPRRSVPASIARPHYVDQLGRTTTAQQDYDDPMVKDDETIAAMRIAGRIAADALVEVGRHVATGVTTDELDRIGHEFVLDHGAYPSTLGYKHYPKSLCTSVNEVICHGIPDSRELNDGDVVKVDITAFIGGVHGDTCATYFAGTPSEEVRLLGERTHEAMMRGVKAVAPGRPVSVIGRVIESYAKRFGYGVVRDYTGHGVGPSFHTKPTILHYDEPRATTILEPGMTFTIEPMLTLGGIDWIIWNDDWTVLTKDGSWVAQWEHTLVVTDSGAEILTLPTL, encoded by the coding sequence ATGTCTGTGAGCACCCCGATCCAGCCCGCGACCATCTCACCGCGTCGCTCCGTGCCGGCCTCGATCGCGCGCCCGCACTATGTCGACCAGCTCGGCCGCACCACGACTGCTCAGCAGGATTATGACGACCCGATGGTCAAGGATGACGAGACCATCGCGGCGATGCGGATCGCCGGCCGGATCGCCGCCGACGCGTTGGTCGAGGTCGGGCGCCACGTCGCCACCGGAGTCACCACCGACGAGTTGGACCGGATTGGCCACGAATTCGTCCTGGACCACGGCGCCTACCCCTCGACGCTGGGCTACAAGCATTACCCCAAGTCGCTCTGCACCAGCGTGAACGAGGTCATCTGTCACGGCATCCCGGACTCCCGCGAGCTCAACGACGGCGATGTGGTGAAGGTGGACATCACCGCGTTCATCGGCGGCGTTCACGGCGACACCTGTGCCACCTACTTCGCCGGAACCCCGTCAGAGGAGGTGCGCCTGCTCGGCGAGCGGACCCACGAGGCGATGATGCGTGGGGTCAAAGCTGTGGCGCCGGGCCGCCCGGTCAGCGTCATCGGACGCGTGATCGAGTCCTACGCCAAGCGATTCGGCTACGGAGTGGTCCGCGACTACACCGGCCACGGAGTCGGCCCGAGCTTCCACACCAAGCCGACGATCCTGCACTACGACGAGCCACGGGCGACCACCATCCTCGAGCCCGGGATGACTTTCACGATCGAGCCGATGCTCACCCTGGGTGGCATCGACTGGATCATCTGGAACGACGACTGGACCGTCCTGACCAAGGACGGCTCCTGGGTGGCCCAGTGGGAGCACACCCTCGTAGTCACCGATTCGGGGGCGGAGATCCTCACCCTGCCGACTCTTTGA